The Nocardioides sp. S5 genome includes a window with the following:
- a CDS encoding LysM peptidoglycan-binding domain-containing protein, giving the protein MTTPTHPTLGQRLTGLAALVAVLGIVLGLPALFLAISASPIPDHVPTLDGIKNALMAPDDGTLVLGLFKVIGWVAWAFMALSLVVEAIARLRKVQAPRLPGLGRPQAAARGLIGLAALLFIAAPIAAQTATITTAAGAPVTVGHVNAGAADQAPAQQDVKVETKQERQRKTVDHAVKPGESLWSIADDHFGDGARYKELVELNRDLLGAQPSFLEPGWVLKLPAVNGGAPAHDYTVQPTDTLSEIAQEQLGDADRWPEIYQASTGITQPGGAQLTDPDVIDVGWKLSIPGAEQGGSHDDTRHQQPRDVEPETPASPEDQRPVDPPAEEEPPVAHEPEVPEVPETAVPDAPPQAEEPAAPAADVDQVDDADDSILDAPWVLAGLTGGGVLLSGALLMALRSRRRAGYRNRTPGRAIAAPPPELAPVEMTLNATGAAAAATVEFADEALRRLAAAVGAQGATMPPLAAVEFAHGKLTLHLSAPAAVPAPWVGSPDQTHWHVSTDTAVDELGPDTGNVEPPYPLLATIGMSDTGETWLLNCEELSTLTISGDPTYGRDFARHLAAQLAVNPWSRRVQVDCIGVAEEAVGMDERISYYPTGAAGSPATADALAAAVTTVDRAKRHDTDASTARTGSVDDDTWPARMLLLDAAAGDPEDLEQLLQLVNDHVGQSATSIVVAGERPNTPGAVLHMTNTGRVVLEHVGLNLIAVGLTSDEARGCALVYAQSEVAEDVPVPVDETATDGWEAYTDQSGALRREYTLPRNTPADTVDEPLSSLLEGDDEDYIRQSAIVQEDLETLAPKVPEHVRAEVEQSDPTLDRDIADWFSTNCERPRLSLLGPVTARTHGKALAKRKPYFTELLAYLAIHRKHGATREEIGEAFGITPGKVRDYTNTVREWLGANPTTGEPHLPHADKAPATKLRGVNVYQVDDGLLVDLQLFLRLRKRGQARGGAEGVADLCTALELVGEAKPFSQLREEGWSWLVNEPDRVDLMASGWIADVALIVVTEALAAGDLVKARSAAFVANRADPDGESTRLCLAHVMKAEGDQLEADRILREEICNRSDDGDAPMELSERTKTIISTHGWLAS; this is encoded by the coding sequence GATCAGTGCCAGCCCAATCCCGGACCACGTCCCGACCCTGGACGGCATCAAGAATGCGCTCATGGCGCCCGACGACGGCACCCTCGTCCTCGGCCTGTTCAAGGTGATCGGCTGGGTCGCGTGGGCCTTCATGGCGCTGAGCCTGGTCGTGGAGGCCATCGCACGGCTCCGCAAGGTCCAGGCGCCCCGGCTGCCGGGCCTGGGCCGGCCGCAGGCTGCAGCACGCGGCCTCATCGGCCTCGCCGCTCTGCTGTTCATCGCCGCGCCCATCGCCGCCCAGACAGCCACGATCACCACGGCCGCCGGGGCGCCGGTGACGGTGGGACATGTCAACGCCGGTGCCGCCGACCAGGCACCCGCCCAGCAGGACGTCAAGGTCGAGACGAAGCAGGAGCGCCAGCGCAAGACCGTCGACCACGCTGTGAAGCCGGGGGAGAGCCTGTGGTCGATCGCCGACGACCACTTCGGCGACGGTGCCCGCTACAAGGAGCTCGTCGAGCTCAACCGCGACCTCCTCGGCGCGCAGCCGAGCTTCCTCGAGCCCGGTTGGGTACTCAAACTGCCCGCGGTCAACGGCGGGGCACCGGCGCACGACTACACGGTGCAGCCCACCGACACCCTCAGCGAGATCGCCCAAGAGCAGCTCGGCGACGCCGACCGCTGGCCCGAGATCTACCAGGCCTCCACCGGCATCACCCAGCCCGGCGGGGCCCAGCTGACCGACCCCGACGTCATCGACGTCGGCTGGAAGCTCAGCATCCCCGGCGCCGAGCAGGGGGGCAGTCACGACGACACCCGACACCAGCAGCCGCGCGACGTCGAGCCCGAGACGCCCGCCAGCCCCGAGGACCAGCGGCCCGTCGACCCGCCGGCCGAGGAGGAGCCGCCGGTCGCCCACGAGCCTGAGGTGCCCGAGGTACCCGAGACGGCCGTGCCCGACGCGCCGCCCCAAGCCGAGGAGCCGGCGGCGCCGGCCGCCGACGTCGACCAGGTCGACGACGCTGACGACTCGATCCTCGACGCGCCGTGGGTCCTCGCCGGTCTGACCGGCGGGGGCGTCCTGCTGTCCGGGGCGCTGCTCATGGCCCTGCGGTCCCGCCGCCGCGCCGGCTACCGGAACCGGACACCCGGCCGCGCGATCGCCGCGCCGCCTCCGGAGCTCGCGCCGGTCGAGATGACCCTGAACGCCACCGGTGCCGCGGCCGCGGCGACCGTGGAGTTCGCCGACGAGGCGCTGCGTCGCCTCGCGGCCGCCGTCGGCGCGCAGGGCGCCACGATGCCGCCGCTCGCTGCCGTGGAGTTCGCGCACGGCAAGCTGACCCTGCACCTGAGCGCGCCGGCCGCAGTCCCGGCGCCCTGGGTGGGCAGCCCGGATCAGACCCACTGGCACGTCAGCACGGACACCGCCGTCGATGAGCTCGGCCCCGACACAGGGAATGTCGAGCCGCCCTACCCGCTCCTGGCCACCATCGGCATGAGCGACACAGGGGAGACGTGGCTGCTCAACTGCGAGGAGCTGTCCACACTCACCATCAGCGGCGATCCGACCTACGGCCGGGACTTCGCTCGCCACCTCGCGGCGCAGCTCGCCGTCAACCCGTGGTCGCGCCGCGTCCAGGTCGACTGCATCGGCGTGGCTGAGGAAGCCGTCGGCATGGACGAGCGGATCAGCTACTACCCGACCGGAGCAGCCGGGTCACCCGCGACCGCGGATGCCCTCGCGGCCGCCGTCACCACGGTCGACCGGGCGAAGCGACACGACACCGACGCGTCCACGGCGCGCACCGGCAGCGTCGACGACGACACCTGGCCCGCCCGCATGCTGTTGCTCGACGCGGCTGCCGGAGACCCCGAGGACCTCGAGCAGCTGCTGCAGCTGGTCAACGACCACGTCGGGCAGTCCGCCACATCCATCGTTGTTGCCGGCGAGCGACCCAACACACCGGGCGCCGTTCTGCACATGACGAACACCGGCCGCGTCGTCCTCGAGCACGTCGGCCTCAACCTCATCGCCGTCGGCCTCACCAGCGACGAAGCCCGCGGCTGCGCACTGGTCTACGCACAGAGCGAGGTCGCCGAGGACGTACCTGTTCCGGTCGACGAGACCGCCACCGACGGCTGGGAGGCCTACACCGACCAGTCCGGGGCACTGCGCCGCGAGTACACCCTGCCGCGCAACACCCCCGCGGACACCGTCGACGAGCCGCTGTCCTCCCTCCTGGAGGGCGACGACGAGGACTACATCCGGCAGAGCGCGATCGTGCAGGAGGACCTCGAGACGCTGGCGCCGAAGGTGCCCGAGCACGTCCGAGCCGAGGTCGAACAGAGCGACCCCACTCTCGACCGAGACATCGCCGACTGGTTCTCGACCAACTGCGAGCGTCCACGGCTCAGCCTGCTCGGCCCGGTCACAGCGCGCACCCACGGCAAGGCGCTGGCCAAGCGCAAGCCCTACTTCACCGAGCTGCTCGCGTACCTGGCCATACACCGCAAGCACGGAGCCACCCGCGAGGAAATCGGCGAGGCATTCGGGATCACCCCGGGCAAGGTGCGCGACTACACCAACACCGTCCGCGAGTGGCTGGGCGCCAACCCCACCACTGGAGAGCCCCACCTGCCCCACGCCGACAAGGCCCCTGCCACCAAGCTCCGCGGCGTCAACGTCTACCAGGTCGACGACGGTCTCCTGGTCGATCTCCAGCTCTTCCTCCGGCTGCGCAAGCGCGGGCAGGCCCGTGGCGGAGCGGAAGGCGTCGCCGACCTCTGCACTGCGCTTGAGCTGGTCGGCGAGGCGAAGCCCTTCAGCCAACTGCGTGAAGAGGGATGGTCTTGGCTTGTCAACGAGCCCGACCGGGTCGACCTCATGGCGTCCGGCTGGATCGCCGACGTCGCCCTCATCGTTGTCACCGAGGCTCTCGCCGCCGGCGACCTGGTCAAGGCCCGCTCCGCCGCCTTCGTCGCCAACCGGGCCGACCCTGACGGCGAGAGCACCCGCCTGTGCCTGGCGCACGTCATGAAGGCCGAGGGCGACCAGCTCGAGGCCGACCGGATCCTGCGCGAGGAGATCTGCAACCGGTCCGACGACGGCGACGCCCCCATGGAACTGTCGGAGCGCACGAAGACCATCATCAGTACCCACGGCTGGCTCGCGAGCTGA